Part of the Kangiella geojedonensis genome is shown below.
TCCATGATCTTGCCGGCATCGATAAGCAAAGCGATCATTTCTCTCTGGTTGTCAGAAAGGTGGCTCAAATCACTGGTTAAAGTGAAGGGGGCGTAAATATCAAAGCGAGAATAGTCTTGTTTATCGATTTCTTCAGAGCTTGTCTCAGCTTTTTCTTCTGAGGCTAGTGCTCCTTCTGAAATGTTGGCAGTGTTCTCGACTTGTGAAACTTCGTTGCTTTTACTGTCGTCGCTCTTATTAGAGTCGTCTGTACATGCGCCTAGTGCGATTAGCACTGAAAAGCTCAAGGCGCACAATTTGGTTGTAGTCTTTAATTTCATGATGATTCATTCCTGTAACTAGTTAAACTCTTTTATTGTTATGGTGGCAGTTTAGCACAGAAAACGTCAGCGCTATTTGCTCTTGCCCTCACTTTATATGCTTAAAATCGGCTAAAGACGTATTTTTCTCGCTTAACCTGTTTCACACCAAACTCTTTCTCTTTTAGCATCTCAAATACTTCATCTACCATATTAGGATTACCACACAGGTAAGCCATGTCAGTTTCTGGATTTGGCTCTAACTCTTTGAGTTTATTTTGTACATATCCGGCCACACACCCCGGTTTTTCTTCTCGGCTTAGACAAGGATGGAAGTGAACATGGTCGAGTAAGGCCACAGCTTTAAAGTCATCCAAATAAAACATGTCCTGTAAATATTGTGCGCCGAATAAGATATGGAACTCTGTATCTGTACGACTTTTTATTTGTTCAATCATAGAGCGGTAGGGGGCAACGCCTGTACCAGTACCGACTAAAAATACACGCTTCGGTAACTCTTCCGTTAAGCAAAGAAGCCCAAAAGGCCCTGTCATCTCCATTTCCATGCCTGGCTCTGCATTGAAGAAGAGGTTACTGGCTTTGCCACCATCAACATAAGAAATAACAAA
Proteins encoded:
- a CDS encoding FAD-binding oxidoreductase, with the protein product MSIPSFQVHLESNEEITPNVRKLVFRLDDPKTITYKPGQFVSFMLGTEDDRPIKRSYSIANMETNSDNSTYIEFVISYVDGGKASNLFFNAEPGMEMEMTGPFGLLCLTEELPKRVFLVGTGTGVAPYRSMIEQIKSRTDTEFHILFGAQYLQDMFYLDDFKAVALLDHVHFHPCLSREEKPGCVAGYVQNKLKELEPNPETDMAYLCGNPNMVDEVFEMLKEKEFGVKQVKREKYVFSRF